In Terriglobia bacterium, the following proteins share a genomic window:
- a CDS encoding 3-oxoacyl-ACP reductase family protein, translating into MVLKGQVALITGASSGIGYATAVAMAREGARVGVNYHKNKAGAEKAVAEISKAGGEAQAILADVTSADEVEAMVESVRSRWGRIDILVNNAGDLLGRHMLSDMTEDYWEQIMDLNLKSVFLCVKEVWEEMADRKSGSIINVTSIAGRNGGGPGSGAYASAKGGMITYTKGLAKELAPQGVRVNGVAPGVIATPYHERYSPPEIFQKFVATIPLGRAGTSDEVASVIVFLASPAASYIVGETIEVNGGMLMD; encoded by the coding sequence ATGGTTCTTAAAGGTCAAGTCGCACTCATCACCGGCGCATCGAGCGGCATCGGCTATGCCACCGCCGTGGCAATGGCGCGCGAGGGCGCCCGCGTTGGAGTGAATTATCATAAGAACAAGGCCGGTGCCGAAAAGGCCGTGGCTGAAATCAGCAAGGCGGGCGGCGAGGCCCAAGCGATCCTCGCCGACGTCACATCAGCGGACGAGGTAGAGGCAATGGTGGAAAGCGTCCGCAGTCGCTGGGGGCGCATCGACATTCTGGTGAACAATGCCGGCGACCTTCTGGGCCGGCACATGCTCTCCGACATGACGGAGGATTACTGGGAGCAGATCATGGATCTGAACCTGAAGAGCGTATTCCTCTGCGTGAAAGAGGTGTGGGAAGAAATGGCTGACCGGAAGAGCGGGTCGATCATCAACGTCACCTCCATCGCCGGGCGCAATGGCGGGGGGCCGGGTTCCGGAGCCTATGCCTCGGCAAAAGGCGGCATGATCACTTACACCAAGGGCCTGGCCAAGGAACTGGCCCCCCAGGGCGTCCGGGTGAACGGCGTTGCGCCAGGGGTTATCGCCACGCCTTATCACGAACGGTACAGCCCTCCCGAAATCTTCCAGAAGTTTGTCGCTACCATCCCGCTTGGCCGTGCCGGAACATCAGACGAAGTTGCCAGCGTGATTGTCTTTCTGGCTTCCCCTGCCGCCAGCTACATCGTGGGGGAAACCATCGAAGTAAACGGCGGGATGCTGATGGATTGA
- a CDS encoding ATP-binding cassette domain-containing protein: MIEVENLTKRYGPTLAVSDVSFQVQKGEILGFLGPNGAGKTTTMRIITGFLSPSAGRVRVAGIDVVESPLEAKRHIGYLPENPPVYTDMTVNEYLAFVGRIKGLPRAELKKRVGEVNEKCAIADVQDRQIGKLSKGYRQRVGLAQALIHNPDILILDEPTAGLDPKQIIETRELIKGLAGQHTVILSTHILPEVSKTCQRVVVISKGAVVAMGAPDELTARLQGYGSVLVTVEGPAPEIMGKLQTLPGVNLVEPVETSGARVTLEVHTEKNHEVRSDLARAVVESGWGLFELKTGGMSLEDIFLKLTRRDLGEEVQESEAKPGEVQQPEKEAGEA; encoded by the coding sequence ATGATTGAAGTTGAGAATCTGACAAAGCGGTATGGTCCGACGCTGGCGGTTTCTGACGTCAGCTTCCAGGTGCAGAAAGGTGAGATCCTTGGCTTCCTGGGTCCAAACGGCGCGGGAAAGACCACGACGATGCGCATTATCACGGGTTTCCTTTCACCCAGCGCGGGACGCGTGCGAGTGGCGGGCATCGACGTGGTCGAGTCGCCGCTGGAGGCCAAGAGGCACATCGGCTATCTCCCGGAAAATCCCCCCGTCTATACCGACATGACGGTAAATGAATACCTCGCGTTCGTGGGACGCATCAAAGGCCTGCCACGCGCCGAACTGAAGAAGAGGGTTGGAGAGGTCAATGAGAAGTGTGCTATAGCCGATGTGCAGGACCGCCAGATCGGCAAACTCTCCAAAGGTTATCGTCAGCGCGTCGGACTGGCCCAGGCCCTGATTCACAATCCTGACATTCTGATTCTCGACGAACCGACGGCAGGTCTGGACCCCAAGCAGATTATCGAGACGCGCGAACTGATCAAAGGTTTGGCCGGACAGCACACGGTGATTCTGAGCACGCACATCCTGCCGGAAGTTTCAAAGACCTGCCAACGCGTGGTGGTGATCAGCAAGGGCGCCGTGGTGGCGATGGGCGCTCCGGATGAACTCACGGCCCGTCTGCAAGGGTACGGATCGGTCCTTGTAACCGTGGAAGGACCCGCGCCGGAGATCATGGGCAAGCTGCAGACTCTGCCTGGAGTGAACCTGGTTGAGCCGGTCGAGACTTCCGGTGCGCGCGTGACGTTGGAGGTCCACACCGAAAAGAACCACGAGGTAAGGTCGGATCTCGCCCGCGCCGTCGTTGAATCGGGATGGGGCTTGTTTGAGCTCAAGACCGGCGGAATGAGCCTGGAAGATATCTTCCTGAAACTTACCCGGCGCGACCTGGGAGAAGAAGTGCAGGAGTCAGAAGCCAAGCCTGGCGAAGTTCAGCAGCCGGAAAAGGAAGCAGGAGAAGCATAA